In the Ictalurus punctatus breed USDA103 chromosome 7, Coco_2.0, whole genome shotgun sequence genome, one interval contains:
- the gal3st4 gene encoding galactose-3-O-sulfotransferase 4 isoform X1, with protein sequence MLFRLFARRMRWLGCYRLGPKWKALLVFVVIAFAGQLLGVLFNKSWVQPERPRSLFSLSETGQGPPLGSCRPQTHIMFLKTHKTASSTVLNMLYRFGEEQGLLFALPMGYQFGYPLPFIAQRVKGYRGPHVAKFDIMGNHMRFYKPEVEKVMPANTFYFSILRDPVTLAESSYAYYKNVAPAFRRSKGLGDFADNPNKYYDPRLRNNHYARNLLWFDFGLDHNANYSLALAKRGEAAVRRNFKLILLSEYFDQSMVLLRHALCWPLDAVVSFNLNARQQISKSRSGWVGNAAAPASLALTEEQRQKLREWNALDWHLYQAFNSTFWYEVERFGRVRMNTEVNLLRSRREVLARVCLRDGGRPVEASRIRDRAIRPFQSGLVKILGYELQLGLDNATRQACLRMIRPEIQYKDLLDLRQFPRAQQLPGAAVAAVGLAVKKDLSPHRTGHHAGESLERDWDGTILVRNQSQEHVDMGKLR encoded by the exons GAGAATGCGCTGGCTGGGATGCTATCGGCTGGGACCCAAGTGGAAAGCGCTCCTGGTGTTTGTGGTCATCGCCTTTGCAGGCCAACTCCTGGGGGTCCTTTTCAATAAAAG TTGGGTGCAGCCGGAGCGGCCTCGGTCTCTGTTCTCTCTTTCGGAGACAGGACAGGGGCCTCCTCTTGGCTCTTGCAGGCCCCAAACACACATCATGTTCCTGAAGACCCACAAGACAGCCAGCAGCACCGTTCTCAACATGCTCTACCGCTTCGGTGAGGAGCAGGGCCTGCTTTTTGCCCTCCCAATGGGCTACCAGTTTGGCTATCCTCTCCCCTTCATAGCCCAGAGGGTCAAAGGGTACAGGGGTCCCCATGTAGCCAAGTTTGACATCATGGGGAACCACATGCGCTTTTACAAGCCAGAG GTGGAGAAAGTCATGCCTGCAAATACTTTCTATTTCTCCATTTTACGAGACCCTGTGACATTAGCCGAGTCCTCCTATGCCTATTACAAAAATGTTGCCCCTGCCTTCCGGCGTTCAAAGGGACTAGGTGACTTTGCAGATAACCCGAACAAATACTATGACCCCCGGCTGCGCAACAACCACTATGCTCGCAACCTGCTTTGGTTTGACTTTGGCCTTGATCACAATGCTAACTACTCCTTGGCTCTTGCAAAACGCGGTGAAGCAGCGGTACGACGCAACTTTAAACTTATCCTTTTGTCTGAGTACTTTGACCAGTCCATGGTGCTGCTCCGACATGCTCTTTGCTGGCCTCTGGATGCTGTTGTATCCTTTAACTTGAATGCCAGACAGCAGATATCCAAGAGTAGGTCAGGCTGGGTGGGAAATGCCGCTGCTCCAGCATCTTTAGCACTGACAGAAGAGCAGCGTCAGAAGCTGCGTGAGTGGAATGCCCTGGACTGGCACCTGTACCAAGCCTTTAACAGCACTTTCTGGTACGAGGTGGAGAGATTTGGACGAGTGAGGATGAACACTGAGGTGAACTTATTGAGGAGTAGACGTGAGGTTCTGGCCCGTGTATGTCTGCGTGATGGAGGCCGGCCGGTTGAAGCTAGCCGCATTCGGGACAGGGCCATCCGTCCCTTCCAGAGTGGCCTGGTGAAGATTTTGGGGTACGAGTTGCAGCTGGGTCTGGACAATGCCACAAGGCAAGCCTGTCTGCGTATGATTAGGCCAGAGATCCAATACAAGGATCTGTTGGATCTCCGACAGTTTCCGCGTGCCCAGCAACTTCCAGGAGCAGCAGTGGCTGCAGTTGGGCTTGCTGTTAAGAAGGATTTGTCACCTCATAGGACTGGACATCATGCCGGAGAGTCATTAGAGAGAGATTGGGATGGAACCATACTGGTCCGTAATCAATCCCAAGAACATGTGGACATGGGGAAACTGAGATAG
- the gal3st4 gene encoding galactose-3-O-sulfotransferase 4 isoform X2, producing the protein MRWLGCYRLGPKWKALLVFVVIAFAGQLLGVLFNKSWVQPERPRSLFSLSETGQGPPLGSCRPQTHIMFLKTHKTASSTVLNMLYRFGEEQGLLFALPMGYQFGYPLPFIAQRVKGYRGPHVAKFDIMGNHMRFYKPEVEKVMPANTFYFSILRDPVTLAESSYAYYKNVAPAFRRSKGLGDFADNPNKYYDPRLRNNHYARNLLWFDFGLDHNANYSLALAKRGEAAVRRNFKLILLSEYFDQSMVLLRHALCWPLDAVVSFNLNARQQISKSRSGWVGNAAAPASLALTEEQRQKLREWNALDWHLYQAFNSTFWYEVERFGRVRMNTEVNLLRSRREVLARVCLRDGGRPVEASRIRDRAIRPFQSGLVKILGYELQLGLDNATRQACLRMIRPEIQYKDLLDLRQFPRAQQLPGAAVAAVGLAVKKDLSPHRTGHHAGESLERDWDGTILVRNQSQEHVDMGKLR; encoded by the exons ATGCGCTGGCTGGGATGCTATCGGCTGGGACCCAAGTGGAAAGCGCTCCTGGTGTTTGTGGTCATCGCCTTTGCAGGCCAACTCCTGGGGGTCCTTTTCAATAAAAG TTGGGTGCAGCCGGAGCGGCCTCGGTCTCTGTTCTCTCTTTCGGAGACAGGACAGGGGCCTCCTCTTGGCTCTTGCAGGCCCCAAACACACATCATGTTCCTGAAGACCCACAAGACAGCCAGCAGCACCGTTCTCAACATGCTCTACCGCTTCGGTGAGGAGCAGGGCCTGCTTTTTGCCCTCCCAATGGGCTACCAGTTTGGCTATCCTCTCCCCTTCATAGCCCAGAGGGTCAAAGGGTACAGGGGTCCCCATGTAGCCAAGTTTGACATCATGGGGAACCACATGCGCTTTTACAAGCCAGAG GTGGAGAAAGTCATGCCTGCAAATACTTTCTATTTCTCCATTTTACGAGACCCTGTGACATTAGCCGAGTCCTCCTATGCCTATTACAAAAATGTTGCCCCTGCCTTCCGGCGTTCAAAGGGACTAGGTGACTTTGCAGATAACCCGAACAAATACTATGACCCCCGGCTGCGCAACAACCACTATGCTCGCAACCTGCTTTGGTTTGACTTTGGCCTTGATCACAATGCTAACTACTCCTTGGCTCTTGCAAAACGCGGTGAAGCAGCGGTACGACGCAACTTTAAACTTATCCTTTTGTCTGAGTACTTTGACCAGTCCATGGTGCTGCTCCGACATGCTCTTTGCTGGCCTCTGGATGCTGTTGTATCCTTTAACTTGAATGCCAGACAGCAGATATCCAAGAGTAGGTCAGGCTGGGTGGGAAATGCCGCTGCTCCAGCATCTTTAGCACTGACAGAAGAGCAGCGTCAGAAGCTGCGTGAGTGGAATGCCCTGGACTGGCACCTGTACCAAGCCTTTAACAGCACTTTCTGGTACGAGGTGGAGAGATTTGGACGAGTGAGGATGAACACTGAGGTGAACTTATTGAGGAGTAGACGTGAGGTTCTGGCCCGTGTATGTCTGCGTGATGGAGGCCGGCCGGTTGAAGCTAGCCGCATTCGGGACAGGGCCATCCGTCCCTTCCAGAGTGGCCTGGTGAAGATTTTGGGGTACGAGTTGCAGCTGGGTCTGGACAATGCCACAAGGCAAGCCTGTCTGCGTATGATTAGGCCAGAGATCCAATACAAGGATCTGTTGGATCTCCGACAGTTTCCGCGTGCCCAGCAACTTCCAGGAGCAGCAGTGGCTGCAGTTGGGCTTGCTGTTAAGAAGGATTTGTCACCTCATAGGACTGGACATCATGCCGGAGAGTCATTAGAGAGAGATTGGGATGGAACCATACTGGTCCGTAATCAATCCCAAGAACATGTGGACATGGGGAAACTGAGATAG
- the trappc14 gene encoding trafficking protein particle complex subunit 14 — MVLMMESQCEYFMYFPAVPISDLSDPARYRTLPRRSHLYLGETVRFLLVLRAQSGSGSGCSEERAGRGWRELAASLRALASVCPGESRARGRERSVEDGAEEEESDEDDGAASCSVRGATTYRGFKECKPLLIHNNPGNGAREFRRAPVQSPVDEPVVLNDEVIFPLTVSLDKLPVNTLKVKIIVTVWKQEEEEKAEIQEHGYLSILQQKSPCQTFRQDLNTFKAQVSTTLNVLPPPTVKCQQMTVSGKHLTVLKVLNGSSQEEVCVHDVRILPNFNASYLPMMPDGSVLLVDNVCHQSGEVAMASFYRMDSESSHLPSMLSALEQQNFLFQLQLSDQAQDDSNEGLEVPLIAVLQWSTPKLPFTSCIYTHYSVPSIRLDRPHFIMTASCPSAVRAHEHFRVRYTLLNNLQDFLAVRLVWTPEGRGQKEDPAVNAVVCHSPLSNLGYCRKGSTLSVSVAFQILKAGLFELSQHMKLKLQFTASVSNPPPEARPLSRKNSPSSPAVRDILDRHQASLSLGRSQSFSHQQPSKSHLTRTGSVMERRAITPPVGSPVGRPLYLPPERSILSLDKIAKRECKVLVLESHS, encoded by the exons ATGGTGTTGATGATGGAATCGCAGTGCGAGTATTTTATGTATTTCCCCGCAGTGCCCATTTCTGACCTGTCAGACCCGGCCCGGTACCGCACCCTCCCGCGTCGCAGCCATCTGTACCTGGGGGAGACGGTGCGCTTCCTGCTGGTGCTGCGCGCGCAGAGCGGCTCGGGCTCCGGGTGCAGTGAGGAGCGCGCGGGCCGAGGTTGGAGGGAACTGGCCGCGTCTCTGCGCGCGCTCGCCAGCGTGTGTCCGGGTGAGAGCAGGGCGAGGGGGAGGGAGCGTTCCGTGGAAGATGGAGccgaggaggaggagagtgatgaagatgatggagcGGCGAGCTGCTCAGTCAGAGGAGCCACGACATACCGGGGATTCAAGGAGTGTAAGCCGCTTCTCATTCACAATAACCCCGGTAACGGCGCCAGGGAGTTCCGCAGAGCTCCTGTGCAG TCGCCTGTGGATGAGCCAGTGGTTCTGAATGATGAAGTCATCTTCCCCCTGACTGTGTCCCTGGATAAACTCCCGGTTAACACACTCAAAGTGAAG ATCATAGTAACTGTATggaagcaggaggaggaggagaaggctGAGATCCAGGAACATGGCTACCTCAGCATTCTTCAGCAGAAGAGCCCGTGCCAAACCTTCCGCCAGGACCTCAATACCTTCAAAGCCCAAG TCAGCACCACTCTGAACGTCCTTCCTCCGCCCACAGTGAAGTGTCAGCAGATGACTGTGTCTGGGAAACATTTGACTGTGCTTAAAG TGTTAAACGGAAGCTCTCAGGAGGAGGTGTGTGTACACGATGTCCGAATCCTGCCCAACTTCAATGCCTCTTATTTACCCATGATGCCTGATGGCTCCGTGCTGCTGGTCGACAATGTGTG CCATCAGTCAGGCGAGGTTGCCATGGCGTCCTTCTACAGGATGGACAGTGAGTCTAGTCACCTTCCCAGCATGCTCAGTGCTCTGGAGCAGcaaaacttcctgtttcagctgCAGCTCAGTGACCAGGCCCAAGATGATTCTAATGAG GGTCTTGAGGTGCCACTGATAGCAGTCCTCCAGTGGTCCACTCCCAAGCTGCCATTCACCAGCTGcatctacacacactacagtgtgCCTAGCATCAGACTGGACCGGCCTCATTTCATCATGACCGCGAGCTGTCCCAGTGCCGTAAGGGCTCATGAGCACTTCAGAGTGCGCTACACACTCCTCAACAACCTGCAGGACTTCCTGGCTGTACGGCTCGTCTGGACACCAGAGG GCCGTGGGCAGAAGGAGGATCCGGCAGTAAATGCAGTAGTGTGTCATTCTCCTCTAAGTAACCTTGGTTACTGTCGCAAAGGCAgcactctctctgtgtctgtggcCTTCCAGATCCTCAAAGCCGGCCTCTTTGAG CTGAGTCAGCACATGAAACTAAAGCTGCAGTTTACAGCATCCGTGTCGAACCCTCCCCCTGAAGCTCGTCCTCTCTCGCGTAAAAACAGTCCGTCCAGTCCTGCTGTACGAGACATTCTGGACCGACACCAGGCCAGCCTGAGCCTGGGCCGCTCACAGTCCTTCTCCCATCAGCAGCCCTCCAAATCCCACCTCACCAG GACAGGCAGTGTTATGGAACGGCGTGCAATCACTCCTCCTGTCGGCTCTCCTGTCGGTCGGCCACTCTACCTCCCCCCAGAGCGGAGCATTTTATCGCTAGACAAGATCGCCAAGCGCGAGTGCAAAGTGCTAGTGCTGGAGTCACACAGCTAA